One region of Trichoderma breve strain T069 chromosome 7 map unlocalized scaffold00007, whole genome shotgun sequence genomic DNA includes:
- a CDS encoding ZIP zinc transporter domain-containing protein gives MGYFQPQDIRVFRTPNLCTFALLLAPLVSGLHPAQFVQRQAASTAAPSVTPAPSATAASNDFESVTACHAHGTEFFCMVGTTEYQVIASGTTSPAPEYTGCHHHGADTYCLDPNGEDVEVITDVEGGEDDGSSSGDDTTDPDGEHCHFHAGVEHCVGGDGENEGVKNCSRQERDYNIPLRIGLLFVILVTSFIGVSAPIFLASTLPKKFHIIFLILKQFGTGVIISTAFVHLFTHATLMFTNECLSIEYEGLTSAVVMAGLFLSWLADYVAHRISRTISTTETGSSRQNDEVVNVLVLEAGIIFHSLLIGLTLVVAGDSFFITLFIVIVFHQVFEGIALGTRIAAVELSSRKLSWLNMMYMALAFALVTPVGMAIGIGVLHKFNGNDPSTLIALGTLDALSAGILVWVGVVEMWARDWIYDGELTNSNPLVTGFAGFGLIAGMVLMSFLGKWA, from the exons ATGGGATACTTCCAACCTCAGGATATCCGTGTTTTCCGCACTCCAAATTTGTGCACTTTTGCACTACTTTTGGCGCCACTTGTTTCTGGGCTGCATCCAGCACAATTTGTTCAGCGacaagcagcatcaaccGCCGCACCGTCGGTCACTCCAGCGCCCAGTGCGACTGCTGCGAGCAATGACTTCGAATCGGTGACCGCCTGCCACGCACACGGTACTGAGTT TTTTTGCATGGTTGGTACGACAGAGTATCAAGTCATTGCAAGCGGGACGACGAGCCCGGCGCCAGAGTACACTGGCTGCCATCACCACGGCGCTGATAC CTACTGCCTTGACCCTAACGGCGAGGATGTTGAAGTCATCACCGACGTCGAGGGCGGCGAAGACGACGGTTCCAGCTCTGGTGACGACACTACAGATCCCGATGGAGAGCATTGTCACTTCCACGCTGGTGTCGA GCACTGCGTTGGGGGAGATGGTGAAAATGAGGGCGTGAAAAACTGCTCTCGCCAGGAACGTGATTATAATATCCCTCTCAGGATCGGCCTCCTTTTCGTCATTCTGGTAACGAGCTTCATAG GTGTCTCTGCACCCATATTCCTCGCCTCAACATTACCCAAGAAATTCCACATCATTTTCTTAATATTAAAGCAGTTTGGAACTGGTGTAATAATCTCTACTGCATTTGTCCAT CTTTTTACACATGCCACGCTGATGTTTACGAATGAATGCCTATCCATAGAATATGAAGGTCTAACATCGGCAGTGGTCATGGCTGGCCTCTTTCTCTCATGGCTGGCCGACTATGTTGCGCACCGTATATCCAGAACAATTAGCACGACAGAGACAGGATCTTCTAGACAGAACGATGAGGTAGTGAACGTTTTAGTTTTGGAAGCGGGTATCATCTTTCATTCCCTGC TGATTGGACTGACCCTCGTCGTGGCTGGTGactccttcttcatcacacTGTTTattgtcatcgtcttccaccaAGTTTTCGAAGGCATTGCCCTCGGCACTCGTATTGCAGCC GTGGAACTTTCAAGCAGGAAACTGTCATGGTTGAACATGATGTACATGGCGTTGGCATTCGCACTCGTGACCCCTGTCGGAATGGCCATCGGCATTGGGGTTTTGCACAAATTTAATGGTAACGATCCATCTACGCTAATTGCGCTTGGGACGCTGGACGCACTTTCAGCTGGTATCCTTGTGTGGGTTGGAGTGGTTGAAATGTGGGCTCGCGATTGGATATATGATGGGGAGTTGACCAACTCGAACCCCTTGGTCACTGGTTTTGCCGGTTTTGGTCTTATTGCTGGCATGGTTCTCATGAGCTTCTTGGGGAAGTGGGCATGA